One window of Streptomyces sp. FIT100 genomic DNA carries:
- the rph gene encoding ribonuclease PH, with protein MSRIDGRTPEQLRPVTIQRGWSKHAEGSVLISFGDTRVFCTASVTEGVPRWRKGSGEGWVTAEYSMLPRSTNTRGDRESVRGKIGGRTHEISRLIGRSLRAVIDYKALGENTIVLDCDVLQADGGTRTAAITGAYVALADAVAWAQGKKLVKAGKQPLTGTVAAVSVGIVDGTPLLDLCYEEDVRAETDMNVVCTGDGRFVEVQGTAEAEPFDRKELNALLDLATGGCADLAALQTEALARTLEG; from the coding sequence ATGTCTCGTATCGACGGCCGCACGCCCGAACAGCTCCGCCCGGTGACCATCCAGCGCGGATGGAGCAAGCACGCCGAGGGCTCCGTCCTCATCTCCTTCGGCGACACCCGCGTCTTCTGCACCGCCTCCGTCACCGAAGGCGTGCCGCGCTGGCGAAAGGGCAGCGGCGAGGGGTGGGTCACCGCCGAGTACTCGATGCTCCCGCGGTCGACCAACACCCGCGGCGACCGCGAGTCCGTACGCGGCAAGATCGGCGGCCGGACCCATGAGATCTCCCGCCTCATCGGGCGCTCCCTGCGCGCCGTCATCGACTACAAGGCCCTCGGCGAGAACACCATCGTCCTCGACTGCGACGTCCTCCAGGCCGACGGAGGCACCCGCACCGCGGCCATCACCGGCGCGTATGTCGCCCTCGCCGACGCCGTCGCCTGGGCGCAGGGCAAGAAGCTCGTCAAGGCCGGCAAGCAGCCCCTGACCGGCACCGTCGCCGCCGTCTCCGTCGGCATCGTCGACGGCACGCCGCTCCTCGACCTCTGCTACGAGGAGGACGTGCGCGCCGAGACCGACATGAACGTCGTCTGCACCGGCGACGGCCGGTTCGTCGAGGTCCAGGGCACCGCCGAGGCCGAGCCCTTCGACCGCAAGGAGCTCAACGCCCTGCTCGACCTGGCCACCGGCGGCTGCGCGGACCTG
- a CDS encoding glucose PTS transporter subunit EIIB, with the protein MASKAEKIVAGLGGLDNIEEVEGCITRLRTEVNDPSLVDEAALKAAGAHGVVKMGTAIQVVIGTDADPIAAEIEDMM; encoded by the coding sequence ATGGCCAGCAAGGCTGAGAAGATCGTCGCCGGGCTCGGCGGACTCGACAACATCGAAGAGGTCGAGGGCTGCATCACCCGTCTGCGTACGGAGGTCAACGACCCGAGCCTGGTCGACGAGGCCGCGCTGAAGGCCGCCGGCGCCCACGGCGTCGTCAAGATGGGCACCGCGATCCAGGTCGTCATCGGCACCGACGCCGACCCGATCGCCGCGGAGATCGAAGACATGATGTGA
- a CDS encoding PTS transporter subunit EIIC, whose amino-acid sequence MTAESTAAPTPQPRRSWWRGGLLPGLQKIGRSLQLPVAVLPAAGLLVSLGTLFAGTLHGAFWEKTSKILILGGTGILDGKLGLPLLFCIGVAIGFAKKADGSTALAAVAGFLVYHNVLKAFPVEGSVTTATPEGVPQNPGVLGGILIGLLTATLWQRYHRTKLVDWLGFFNGRRLVPIIMAFVCFFLAVVFGLLWQPVGAALEWFSKQLIDLGAWGAGIFGVANRLLIPIGMHQFLNTFFWFQAGSYTDAAGTTVQGDLTRFLAGDPSAGQFMSGFFPIMMFGLPAAALAMTHCARPEHRKRVAGLMLSVALTSFVTGVTEPLEFSFMFAAPLLYGLHALLTGASMAITWALGVHAGFSFSAGVIDYIVLWHLDTKPWLIIPIGACFAVVYYVLFRVLITAFDIPTPGREPEELEEELEKDATKP is encoded by the coding sequence ATGACCGCCGAGAGCACGGCCGCGCCGACGCCCCAGCCGAGGCGGAGCTGGTGGCGGGGCGGGCTCCTCCCCGGCCTCCAGAAGATCGGCCGCAGCCTCCAACTCCCGGTGGCCGTCCTCCCGGCGGCCGGCCTGCTCGTCAGCCTCGGGACCCTCTTCGCGGGCACGCTCCACGGCGCCTTCTGGGAGAAGACGTCGAAGATCCTCATCCTGGGCGGCACCGGCATCCTCGACGGCAAGCTCGGGCTCCCGCTGCTGTTCTGCATCGGTGTCGCCATCGGCTTCGCGAAGAAGGCCGACGGCTCCACCGCGCTCGCCGCCGTCGCCGGCTTCCTCGTCTACCACAACGTGCTCAAGGCGTTCCCCGTCGAGGGCTCGGTGACCACGGCCACGCCGGAAGGCGTTCCGCAGAACCCCGGCGTGCTGGGCGGAATCCTGATCGGCCTGCTGACGGCCACGCTCTGGCAGCGCTACCACCGCACCAAACTCGTCGACTGGCTCGGCTTCTTCAACGGCCGCCGCCTCGTCCCGATCATCATGGCGTTCGTCTGCTTCTTCCTGGCCGTCGTCTTCGGACTGCTGTGGCAGCCGGTGGGCGCGGCCCTTGAGTGGTTCTCCAAGCAGTTGATCGACCTCGGAGCGTGGGGCGCTGGCATCTTCGGTGTCGCCAACCGCCTGCTGATCCCGATCGGCATGCACCAGTTCCTGAACACCTTCTTCTGGTTCCAGGCCGGTTCGTACACCGACGCGGCGGGCACGACCGTCCAGGGCGACCTGACCCGGTTCCTCGCCGGCGACCCGTCCGCGGGCCAGTTCATGTCCGGCTTCTTCCCGATCATGATGTTCGGCCTGCCGGCCGCCGCCCTCGCGATGACCCACTGCGCCCGGCCCGAGCACCGCAAGCGGGTGGCCGGACTGATGCTCTCGGTCGCCCTGACGTCCTTCGTCACCGGCGTGACCGAGCCGCTGGAGTTCTCCTTCATGTTCGCGGCGCCCCTGCTGTACGGGCTGCACGCGCTGCTCACCGGCGCCTCGATGGCGATCACCTGGGCACTCGGGGTGCACGCCGGCTTCAGCTTCTCGGCCGGGGTGATCGACTACATCGTCCTCTGGCACCTGGACACGAAGCCCTGGCTGATCATCCCCATCGGGGCGTGCTTCGCGGTGGTCTACTACGTGCTCTTCCGGGTACTGATCACAGCCTTCGACATCCCGACGCCCGGGCGGGAGCCGGAGGAGCTGGAGGAGGAACTGGAGAAGGACGCGACGAAGCCGTAG
- a CDS encoding PTS transporter subunit EIIC, with the protein MEEVVTTASAATAPPAKKWGSGLFQGLQKVGRSLQLPIAVLPAAGILLRLGQPDVFGADGLGWDKVASVFATAGDAVFANLPLLFCIGVAIGFAKKSDGSTALAALVGFLVYKNVLTAFPVTEAVVNTTANKGVDVAATYNNPGVLGGIIMGLLSAVLWQKYHRTKLVDWLGFFNGRRLVPIIMAFVGVIVGVFFGLVWEPIGEVISNFGEWMTGLGSIGAGLFGLINRALIPIGMHQFVNTVAWFQIGDFTNAAGDIVHGDLHRFFAGDPEAGLFMTGFFPIMMFGLPAAALAIAHSARPERRKAVTGMMVSLALTSFVTGVTEPIEFSFMFIAPLLYAIHAVLTALSMAITWALGVHAGFTFSAGLIDLGLGWNKATSPWLIIPIGLVFAVIYYAVFRFAIVKFNLPTPGRESDEELAELEKAEAK; encoded by the coding sequence ATGGAGGAAGTTGTGACCACGGCTAGCGCCGCGACGGCGCCCCCCGCCAAGAAGTGGGGCTCCGGCCTGTTCCAGGGCCTGCAGAAGGTCGGCCGAAGCCTTCAGCTGCCCATCGCGGTGCTGCCGGCCGCGGGCATCCTGCTGCGCCTCGGCCAGCCCGACGTGTTCGGCGCCGACGGCCTCGGCTGGGACAAGGTCGCCTCGGTGTTCGCCACCGCCGGTGACGCCGTCTTCGCCAACCTGCCGCTGCTCTTCTGCATAGGCGTCGCCATCGGCTTCGCCAAGAAGTCGGATGGCTCGACCGCTCTCGCCGCCCTCGTCGGCTTCCTGGTCTACAAGAACGTCCTCACCGCGTTCCCGGTCACCGAGGCCGTGGTCAACACCACCGCGAACAAGGGTGTCGACGTCGCCGCGACGTACAACAACCCGGGCGTCCTCGGCGGCATCATCATGGGCCTGCTCTCCGCGGTCCTGTGGCAGAAGTACCACCGCACCAAGCTGGTGGACTGGCTCGGCTTCTTCAACGGCCGCCGGCTCGTCCCGATCATCATGGCCTTCGTCGGTGTGATCGTCGGCGTCTTCTTCGGCCTGGTCTGGGAGCCGATCGGTGAGGTGATCTCCAACTTCGGCGAGTGGATGACCGGCCTCGGCTCCATCGGCGCCGGCCTCTTCGGCCTCATCAACCGTGCGCTGATCCCGATCGGCATGCACCAGTTCGTCAACACCGTCGCCTGGTTCCAGATCGGCGACTTCACCAACGCGGCCGGCGACATCGTCCACGGCGACCTCCACCGCTTCTTCGCCGGTGACCCGGAGGCCGGTCTGTTCATGACGGGCTTCTTCCCGATCATGATGTTCGGTCTCCCCGCGGCGGCGCTCGCCATCGCGCACTCGGCCCGTCCGGAGCGCCGCAAGGCCGTCACCGGCATGATGGTCTCCCTCGCGCTGACCTCGTTCGTCACCGGTGTGACCGAGCCGATCGAGTTCTCGTTCATGTTCATCGCGCCGCTGCTGTACGCGATCCACGCCGTGCTGACCGCCCTTTCCATGGCCATCACCTGGGCGCTCGGGGTCCACGCGGGCTTCACGTTCTCCGCCGGTCTGATCGACCTCGGCCTGGGCTGGAACAAGGCGACGAGCCCATGGCTGATCATCCCGATCGGCCTGGTGTTCGCGGTGATCTACTACGCGGTCTTCCGCTTCGCCATCGTCAAGTTCAACCTGCCGACGCCGGGCCGTGAGTCCGACGAGGAGCTGGCCGAGCTGGAGAAGGCCGAAGCCAAGTAG
- a CDS encoding universal stress protein: protein MTVVLGYDESPGSVRALRVAIEVSAAFGEGLVLVYGAAPPGALGEEYRTHADAIRQAGRTVLTHAVEAADEAGVPSTVEIIDEKPAEALLQAADRHDARVIIVGTYGESPMRGALLGSTPHKLLHLSKVPVLCVPADE from the coding sequence ATGACGGTCGTCCTGGGATACGACGAGTCGCCCGGCTCGGTGCGCGCGCTGCGGGTGGCGATCGAGGTGTCGGCGGCGTTCGGCGAAGGACTCGTCCTCGTGTACGGGGCCGCGCCCCCGGGGGCGCTGGGCGAGGAGTACCGCACCCACGCGGACGCCATCCGCCAGGCCGGCCGTACCGTGCTCACGCACGCGGTCGAGGCGGCCGACGAGGCGGGCGTACCGAGCACCGTCGAGATCATCGACGAGAAGCCGGCCGAGGCCCTGCTCCAGGCGGCCGACCGCCACGACGCGCGGGTCATCATCGTCGGCACCTACGGCGAGAGCCCGATGCGCGGCGCGCTGCTCGGCTCGACCCCGCACAAGCTGCTGCACCTCTCGAAGGTGCCGGTGCTGTGCGTACCGGCCGACGAATGA
- a CDS encoding APC family permease, with translation MADDVTGTLPPLPPPPPSAHKGEGPGELRHNAIGFLDALVIGINSTSPAYSLAAVIGPVVALVGIYAPGVVLASFVPMLLIASAFFYLNRVDQDCGTTFSWVTRAMGPWAGWIGGWAIMMTGVLVVGSLADVAIGFGLLTVGLDSWAQNLVVRQLLAVLLILVMTAVCVVGTEASAHVQNVLILAQVASLLAFAVVALYRVYSGTGTLGAVEPEIGWLNPFGAGGGALTAGLLLGVFMYWGWESAVNLTEEVKNSASAPGRAGIWSTVILLGTYLSVGIAVVAFAGPAYLAENAGEEEFIFALLARQVMGGWDWLVLFAVSTSALASTQTTIIPSSRTGLSMARRGALPGVFARIHPRFRTPHVSTWTVAVVAIVWYLVVSRISENALLDSLTALSLLIAFYYALTGIACAVYYRRHLTESVRNFVLIGVGPVIGAGLLLWLLAESVIDMSDPAHSYSGVSWLGLGPPLVIGIFIVIVGLLIMVGRRLTAGAFWRERPSVADPDLVHGRVAHGSREP, from the coding sequence ATGGCCGATGACGTCACGGGCACCCTCCCGCCGCTGCCCCCACCGCCGCCCAGCGCGCACAAGGGCGAGGGGCCGGGGGAGCTGAGGCACAACGCGATCGGGTTCCTCGACGCGCTCGTCATCGGCATCAACTCCACCTCGCCCGCGTACTCGCTCGCCGCGGTCATCGGCCCCGTCGTCGCCCTCGTCGGCATCTACGCACCCGGCGTGGTGCTCGCCTCCTTTGTGCCGATGCTGCTGATCGCGTCGGCGTTCTTCTACCTCAACCGCGTCGACCAGGACTGCGGCACGACCTTCTCGTGGGTCACCCGGGCCATGGGCCCCTGGGCCGGCTGGATCGGCGGCTGGGCGATCATGATGACCGGGGTGCTCGTGGTCGGCTCCCTCGCAGACGTGGCCATCGGCTTCGGACTGCTCACCGTCGGCCTCGACAGCTGGGCGCAGAACCTCGTCGTACGCCAACTGCTCGCCGTGCTCCTCATCCTCGTGATGACGGCCGTCTGCGTCGTCGGCACAGAGGCGTCCGCCCACGTCCAGAACGTGCTCATCCTCGCCCAGGTCGCCTCGCTGCTCGCCTTCGCCGTCGTCGCGCTCTACCGCGTCTACTCCGGTACGGGCACCCTCGGCGCCGTCGAACCGGAGATCGGCTGGCTGAACCCGTTCGGCGCCGGTGGTGGCGCGCTGACCGCCGGTCTGCTGCTGGGCGTCTTCATGTACTGGGGCTGGGAGTCGGCCGTCAACCTCACCGAAGAGGTCAAGAACTCCGCCAGCGCTCCCGGACGGGCCGGCATCTGGTCGACGGTCATCCTGCTCGGGACGTATCTGTCGGTCGGCATCGCCGTCGTGGCCTTCGCCGGGCCGGCCTACCTCGCCGAGAACGCCGGCGAGGAGGAGTTCATCTTCGCCCTCCTCGCCCGCCAGGTCATGGGCGGCTGGGACTGGCTCGTCCTGTTCGCGGTCTCGACCTCCGCGCTCGCCTCCACCCAGACGACGATCATCCCGTCCTCGCGCACCGGGCTTTCGATGGCCCGGCGCGGCGCGCTGCCGGGCGTCTTCGCCCGTATCCACCCGCGCTTCCGCACGCCCCACGTGAGCACCTGGACCGTCGCCGTCGTCGCCATTGTCTGGTACCTCGTCGTCAGCAGGATCAGCGAGAACGCCCTCCTGGACTCGCTCACCGCGCTGTCGCTGCTCATCGCCTTCTACTACGCGCTCACCGGCATCGCCTGCGCCGTCTACTACCGCCGCCATCTCACCGAGAGCGTCCGCAACTTCGTCCTCATCGGTGTGGGCCCGGTGATCGGCGCCGGGCTGCTGCTGTGGCTGCTCGCGGAGTCGGTGATCGACATGTCCGACCCCGCCCATTCCTACAGCGGCGTCTCCTGGCTCGGGCTCGGCCCGCCGCTCGTCATCGGCATCTTCATCGTGATCGTGGGACTGCTCATCATGGTCGGGCGCCGTCTGACGGCCGGTGCGTTCTGGCGCGAGCGGCCGAGCGTGGCCGACCCCGACCTCGTCCACGGCCGCGTCGCGCACGGCAGCCGGGAGCCCTGA
- a CDS encoding MBL fold metallo-hydrolase — MKLTVVGCSGSFPSAESACSSYLVEADGFRLLLDMGNGALGELQRHIGLYDLDAIFLSHLHADHCIDMCGYFVARYYRHDGGRCGTIPVYAPEGAEQRLTTAYADTPSDKSMSEVFDFHTLKAGAFEIGPFLVRTEKVAHPVDTFGIRVEHGGRSLTYSGDTGVCDPLVDLAEGTDLFLCEAAFTHGKEDIPGLHLNGREAGAHAARAGVRRLLLTHIPPWTDAEQNLADARAVYDGPAELAVPGAVYEI, encoded by the coding sequence ATGAAGCTCACCGTCGTCGGCTGCTCGGGGTCGTTCCCGTCCGCGGAATCGGCCTGCTCGAGCTACCTCGTCGAGGCCGACGGCTTCCGGCTGCTGCTCGACATGGGCAACGGAGCCCTCGGCGAGCTGCAGCGCCACATCGGTCTCTACGACCTCGACGCCATCTTCCTCAGTCATCTCCACGCGGACCACTGCATCGACATGTGCGGGTATTTCGTCGCCCGCTACTACCGCCACGACGGCGGCCGCTGCGGCACCATCCCCGTGTACGCGCCGGAGGGCGCGGAGCAGCGGCTCACCACCGCCTACGCGGACACCCCCTCCGACAAGTCGATGAGCGAGGTCTTCGACTTCCACACCCTCAAGGCGGGCGCCTTCGAGATCGGCCCCTTCCTCGTCCGTACGGAGAAGGTCGCGCACCCCGTCGACACCTTCGGCATCCGCGTCGAGCACGGCGGCAGGTCGCTCACGTACTCCGGTGACACGGGCGTCTGCGACCCCCTCGTCGATCTTGCCGAGGGCACCGACCTCTTCCTCTGCGAGGCGGCGTTCACGCACGGCAAGGAGGACATCCCGGGCCTCCACCTCAACGGCCGCGAGGCCGGCGCCCACGCCGCGCGCGCCGGGGTGCGCAGGCTGCTCCTGACGCACATCCCCCCGTGGACCGACGCCGAGCAGAACCTGGCGGACGCCCGAGCGGTCTACGACGGGCCGGCCGAGCTGGCGGTCCCGGGCGCGGTCTACGAGATCTAG
- a CDS encoding type II toxin-antitoxin system PemK/MazF family toxin, which yields MDTSWWFALGAVVVIALVAAVGKIRPPGRREAGRGRGPVAPPRRPPTRKGGPERRPQPGEIWWADVPYEDGPGSKDRPCLVLQVRGGAARVAKITSKYHDERPGVIALPPGAVGDAHGRPSFLETDELREVRVRDFRRRVGVVDPLLWDQVRHLSP from the coding sequence ATGGATACGTCCTGGTGGTTCGCGCTCGGCGCGGTGGTGGTGATCGCGCTGGTGGCAGCGGTGGGGAAGATACGTCCGCCGGGGAGGCGGGAGGCTGGGCGCGGCCGTGGGCCGGTGGCTCCGCCGAGGCGTCCGCCGACGCGTAAGGGAGGGCCGGAGCGGCGGCCGCAGCCGGGCGAGATCTGGTGGGCGGACGTTCCGTACGAGGACGGGCCCGGCTCCAAGGACCGGCCGTGCCTGGTCCTCCAGGTGCGCGGGGGTGCGGCGCGCGTCGCCAAGATCACCAGCAAGTACCACGACGAGCGCCCCGGGGTGATCGCGCTGCCGCCGGGAGCGGTGGGCGATGCGCACGGCCGACCGAGCTTCCTGGAGACGGACGAGCTGCGGGAGGTGCGGGTGCGCGACTTCCGGCGGCGGGTCGGGGTGGTGGATCCGCTGCTGTGGGACCAGGTGCGGCATCTGTCGCCCTGA
- a CDS encoding PLP-dependent cysteine synthase family protein, giving the protein MRYDSPLAAVGNTPLVRLPRLSPSEDVRIWAKLEDRNPTGSIKDRPALHMIEQAEKDGRLTPGCTILEPTSGNTGISLAMAAKLKGYRIVCVMPENTSEERRQLLAMWGAEIISSPAAGGSNTAVRVAKELAGQNPSWVMLYQYGNPDNAGAHYATTGPEILADLPSVTHFVAGLGTTGTLMGVGRFLREHKPDVKIVAAEPRYDDLVYGLRNLDEGFVPELYDASVLTTRFSVGSADAVTRTRELLQQEGIFAGVSTGAALHAAIGVGNKAVKAGEPADIVFVVADGGWKYLSTGVYTAPTTEAAIETLHGQLWA; this is encoded by the coding sequence ATGCGCTACGACTCCCCGCTCGCCGCCGTCGGCAACACCCCGCTGGTCCGGCTGCCCCGGCTCTCCCCGTCGGAGGACGTCCGCATCTGGGCCAAGCTGGAGGACCGCAACCCCACCGGCTCGATCAAGGACCGCCCCGCGCTCCACATGATCGAACAGGCGGAGAAGGACGGCCGCCTCACCCCCGGCTGCACGATCCTGGAGCCGACCAGCGGCAACACCGGCATCTCGCTGGCGATGGCGGCGAAGCTCAAGGGCTACCGGATCGTCTGCGTCATGCCGGAGAACACCAGCGAGGAGCGCCGCCAGCTGCTCGCGATGTGGGGCGCCGAGATCATCTCGTCGCCGGCCGCGGGCGGCTCCAACACGGCGGTGCGCGTGGCCAAGGAGCTGGCCGGGCAGAACCCGTCGTGGGTGATGCTCTACCAGTACGGCAATCCGGACAACGCCGGCGCGCACTACGCCACCACCGGACCGGAGATCCTCGCCGACCTCCCCTCCGTCACCCACTTCGTGGCCGGCCTCGGCACCACGGGCACGCTCATGGGCGTCGGCCGCTTCCTGCGCGAGCACAAGCCGGATGTGAAGATCGTCGCCGCCGAGCCGCGCTACGACGACCTGGTGTACGGCCTCAGGAACCTCGACGAGGGCTTCGTCCCCGAGCTCTACGACGCCTCCGTCCTCACCACCCGCTTCTCGGTCGGCTCCGCCGACGCGGTCACCCGCACCCGCGAGCTCCTCCAGCAGGAAGGCATCTTCGCGGGTGTATCGACGGGCGCGGCGCTGCACGCGGCGATCGGCGTGGGCAACAAGGCGGTGAAGGCGGGCGAGCCCGCCGACATCGTCTTCGTCGTCGCCGACGGCGGCTGGAAGTACCTCTCGACGGGCGTCTACACGGCCCCGACGACCGAGGCCGCGATCGAGACCCTGCACGGCCAACTCTGGGCCTGA
- a CDS encoding MoaD/ThiS family protein yields the protein MAIEVRIPTILRTYTDGAKAVEGNGETLAELFADLETRHAGIQARIVDGDQLRRFVNVYLNDEDVRFLDGISTKLADGDSVTILPAVAGGSAAAKPRPAGVAAGRRAGMV from the coding sequence ATGGCCATCGAGGTCCGCATCCCGACCATCCTCCGCACCTACACCGACGGCGCCAAGGCCGTCGAGGGCAACGGGGAGACCCTCGCCGAGCTCTTCGCCGACCTCGAGACCCGGCACGCCGGGATCCAGGCCCGCATCGTCGACGGCGACCAGCTCCGCCGCTTCGTGAACGTCTACCTCAACGACGAGGACGTGCGCTTCCTCGACGGCATCTCCACCAAGCTGGCCGACGGCGACAGCGTCACGATCCTGCCGGCCGTGGCAGGGGGTTCAGCCGCGGCGAAGCCGCGTCCGGCCGGGGTGGCGGCCGGGCGGCGGGCGGGAATGGTCTGA
- a CDS encoding putative leader peptide has product MVSNDVSEKTPGTLLLVARLHVDLCRLASAMCTRCADRRPA; this is encoded by the coding sequence ATGGTTTCGAACGACGTGAGCGAGAAGACGCCGGGCACGCTGCTGCTCGTTGCGCGGCTGCACGTCGACCTGTGCCGCCTCGCCAGCGCCATGTGTACGCGCTGCGCGGACCGCCGCCCGGCCTGA
- a CDS encoding M67 family metallopeptidase, with protein sequence MLTLTQAIHDRIVAHAREDHPDEACGVVAGPVGEGRPERFIPMLNAARSPTFYEFDSADLLKLYREMDDRDEEPVIIYHSHTATEAYPSRTDISYANEPGAHYVLVSTADTDEAGPFQFRSFRIVEGEVTEEDVKIVEAY encoded by the coding sequence ATGCTGACCCTCACCCAGGCCATTCACGACCGGATCGTCGCTCACGCCCGCGAGGACCACCCCGACGAGGCCTGCGGCGTGGTCGCGGGACCCGTCGGCGAGGGGCGCCCGGAGCGCTTCATCCCGATGCTCAACGCGGCGCGCTCGCCCACGTTCTACGAGTTCGACTCCGCGGATCTGCTCAAGCTGTACCGGGAGATGGACGACCGCGACGAAGAGCCGGTGATCATCTACCACTCCCACACAGCGACCGAGGCGTACCCGTCCCGCACCGACATCTCGTACGCGAACGAGCCCGGCGCGCACTACGTCCTGGTGTCGACGGCGGACACGGACGAGGCCGGCCCGTTCCAGTTCCGGTCGTTCCGGATCGTCGAGGGTGAGGTCACCGAGGAGGACGTCAAGATCGTCGAGGCGTATTGA
- a CDS encoding amino acid permease — MTSAQVDKHDGNEAAGISSEGYERGLGPRQVQMIAIGGAIGVGLFLGAGANIAKAGPSLILMYALAGVIIFFIMRALGELLLYRPVSGSFAEYSREFLGPFFGYVTGWTYWLMWIVTGMAELTAAAIYINYWFPSVPQWVTALVFLVVLYVANLISVKLFGEIEFWFSMVKVTALIGMIVIGLGVLTFGFSAAGDTAAVSNLWAFDGFFPKGIGSSLMTLQGVMFAYLAVELVGVTAGESENPEKTLPKAINSLPWRIALFYVGALTVILCVVKWTEFAPGVSPFVAAFAKIGIPAGAAIVNFVVLTAALSSCNSGMYSTGRMLRDLASNGEAPKALGKLAASRTPAIGITVSVALMGIGVLLNYVVPEKAFGYVTSVATAAGIWTWMMILISHIRYRRAVQEGRLPASSFPAPGGSVCSWIALAFLIFVTGLIAYDPDSRVSLYVGAGWAIALAIGWAVMKSRNPQAPAFQKTERETERVG, encoded by the coding sequence ATGACCTCAGCGCAGGTCGACAAGCACGACGGCAACGAGGCCGCGGGAATTTCGAGCGAGGGTTACGAGCGCGGGCTCGGCCCCCGCCAGGTCCAGATGATCGCCATCGGCGGCGCCATCGGCGTGGGACTGTTCCTGGGCGCCGGAGCGAACATCGCGAAGGCCGGACCCAGCCTCATCCTCATGTACGCCCTCGCGGGCGTCATCATCTTCTTCATCATGCGGGCGCTCGGCGAGCTGCTCCTCTACCGGCCGGTCTCCGGCTCCTTCGCGGAGTACTCCCGGGAGTTCCTCGGCCCGTTCTTCGGCTACGTCACCGGCTGGACCTACTGGCTGATGTGGATCGTGACCGGCATGGCGGAGCTCACCGCAGCCGCGATCTACATCAACTACTGGTTCCCCTCCGTGCCGCAATGGGTCACGGCCCTGGTCTTCCTGGTCGTCCTCTACGTGGCCAACCTGATCTCGGTGAAGCTCTTCGGCGAGATCGAGTTCTGGTTCTCGATGGTCAAGGTGACGGCCCTCATCGGCATGATCGTCATCGGCCTCGGCGTGCTGACCTTCGGTTTCAGTGCCGCCGGTGACACCGCCGCCGTCTCCAACCTGTGGGCCTTCGACGGCTTCTTCCCCAAGGGCATCGGCTCCAGCCTGATGACCCTGCAGGGCGTCATGTTCGCCTACCTCGCCGTCGAGCTGGTCGGCGTCACCGCGGGCGAGTCCGAGAACCCCGAGAAGACCCTCCCCAAGGCCATCAACTCGCTGCCCTGGCGCATCGCCCTCTTCTACGTCGGTGCCCTCACGGTCATCCTGTGCGTGGTCAAGTGGACGGAGTTCGCGCCCGGCGTGAGCCCCTTCGTCGCCGCGTTCGCCAAGATCGGCATCCCGGCCGGTGCGGCCATCGTCAACTTCGTCGTCCTCACCGCGGCCCTGTCGTCCTGCAACTCCGGCATGTACTCCACCGGCCGTATGCTGCGCGACCTGGCCTCCAACGGCGAGGCCCCGAAGGCGCTGGGCAAGCTGGCCGCGAGCAGGACCCCGGCGATCGGCATCACCGTCTCCGTCGCCCTCATGGGCATCGGCGTGCTCCTCAACTACGTCGTCCCGGAGAAGGCGTTCGGCTACGTCACCTCGGTGGCCACCGCGGCCGGTATCTGGACCTGGATGATGATCCTGATCAGCCACATCCGCTACCGCCGCGCGGTCCAGGAGGGCAGGCTGCCCGCCTCGTCCTTCCCCGCCCCCGGCGGCTCGGTGTGCAGCTGGATCGCCCTGGCGTTCCTGATCTTCGTGACCGGCCTGATCGCGTACGACCCGGACTCCCGCGTGAGCCTGTACGTCGGCGCCGGCTGGGCGATCGCCCTGGCCATCGGCTGGGCCGTCATGAAGTCCCGCAACCCGCAGGCGCCGGCGTTCCAGAAGACGGAGCGCGAGACCGAGCGCGTCGGCTGA